The region CGGCTGAGAGACAGCGCGTCCGCCGATCCGGCCATGCTCCGGCAGCAGAGCCGGCGCGTCGACCGCGCGCAGGCCGCCGTCACGCGCACCACCAAGCGGGCACACGGTCTCGGAGGCGTTTCGGCGAACCGCTATCGCGACGCGTTCAAGCTGCTGGACGGGCTGCCCGCGCTGCGCAAGCAGGTGACGTCCACGGACATCGGCTCGTGGACCGCGGTGACCGAGTACAGCAAGATCATCAACGGTCTGCTCGACCTGGACCAGGCACTGGGCAGCCGGTTCGGTGAACCCCAGCTCTCCGGACCGGCCACCGCGCTGTACGACCTGGAGCTGGTCCAGGAACAGGTCCACCTCCAGCACGTGATCGTCATGGACGCGCCCGACCCCGCCACACTGAAGGACCCCAAGCTCATCAGGGCGCTCCAGGAGTCCGACATCCGCCTGCGGGACAAGCTGAGCGACTTCCGCGCCGTGGCCACCAAGGGGGACCAGCGCGCCTACCAGCGGACGGTCACCGGCCCGGAGGTCGAGCGGCGCACCCGGCTGCTGGATACCGTGCTGTCCCAGGCGGGTTCGCAGAGCTCCGGACAGAACTCCGCCGATGCCGCGTCGTTCTCCGTCCGCGACTGGAACCGCAGTTCGGAGGCGACCGGAACCCTCATCAACACGGTCGAGAAGCGGCTTGCCGACCGGCTCCGCGTGACCTCCGCCAAGCTGCAGGACGAGACGAGCGACCGGGCCGGTGCGGAGTCCGTGCTGCTCTTCGCCGTACTCCTGCTCGCCTTCGCCATCGGTATCGCCATCGCCCGGCATCTGCTGCGGTCCCTGACCGTGCTGCGCTCCACCGCGCTCGACGTGGCCGAGCGCCGGCTGCCCGAAGCGGTGTCGAGCATCCGCGAGGGCGAGATGGCGACCACGTCGATCAGCGCCGTGCCCGTCCACACCACCGAGGAGTTCGGCCAGCTCGCGCGGGCGTTCGACGCGGTGCACGGCCAGGCCGTGCGGCTGGCCGCCGAACAGGCCGCGCTCCGCGGCGACCTGCGGGACACCCTGGTCAACCTCTCCCGGCGCAGCCAGAGCCTGGTGGACCGGCTGCTGCGCCTGATGGAACAGCTCGAACTGCACGAAGAGGACCCGGACCAGTTGGCCAGCTTCTTCAAGCTGGACCACCTGGCGACCCGGATGCGGCGCAATAACGAGAACCTGATGGTCCTGTGCGGCAGCACCCCGGTCCGCCCGTCCGAGCAGCGCGTGCCGCTCGACAATGTGCTGCGGGCCTCGGTCTCCGAGATCGAGCACTACCGGCGGGTGGTGGTGGAGCCCGTTCCGGCCGCCGAAGTGATCGGGTACGCTGCCGGTGACCTGGCGCGAATGATCGCTGAGCTGCTGGACAACGCCACCGCGTTCTCCCCGCCGGAGACCCAAGTGGTGGTCAGCAATACACTGCGCCTGGACGGTTCCGCACTGATCGAGGTCCGCGACGAGGGATTCGGGATGAGCGGGGCCGAATTGGCCAAGGCTCATCGGCGCGTAGCGGGGGACGTATCCGTGGAGGTACCTACGTCCCGGCAGATGGGCTTGACCGTCGTCGGCCATCTGGCCCGTCGCCACGGCGTCACCGTGGAGCTGATCTCTGAGCGCGACACCGGCGGTGGGCTGCGCGCTGGTGTGCTGGTCCCTGCCAGGCTGATGCTCGCGGACAAGCCCGCGCTCGCGGGCGGGCAGAGCTCCCTGCCCGTCCGGCAGACCTCCGCCAGGACGGCCGAGCCGGTGGGCACCCGCCGGGAGACCGGCGCGGCCCCGGCGGCGCCGCTGCCGCGCCGCGCGACCGACGGCGCCCGCTCGCTGCGCGCCGGGGATTCCCCGGCCGACTCCGCGGCCACGGGCCGCTCCCTGCCGACCCGCTCCAGCGGCTCGCGGGCGTTCGTGGACGCCTTGCAGCCCGGCGGACTGCCGCGCCGGATACCTCCCGCCAAGGCCGGCCGGCCCGCCCCGGTCGGCGAGGACGCACCGGGGAAGGCCGCCGCCCCCGGGAACGGCAACGGCAAGGGGAACGGCAACGCCCCCCTGGACCGCCGTGCCGCACAGCCGCCGGGACAGCCTCCGCTGCCACCGCGGCGTTCACATCCGGCCGCTGGCGACGACGCCCCCTCGCCGTGGTTCGCCTCCGCCGAGGCCGAGACGGCCCCGGCGGGCTCCCCTGCCGAGGAGACGGCCGAGAGCCGTAAGCCGGCGGACCTCCCGGCCTCCGAGCTCCCCCGGCGGCCCGTCCCCGCCGCGCCCGCGTCCCCCGGCGAGAGCCGGCCGGATGCCGCCGATGACCCCGGCCAGATCGTCCACGAGCGGCCGGGCGCCGCGGACGCGGGCGGAATCACGCAGGCCGGGCTGCCCCGGCGGGTGCCGCGCCAGGACCCGGGTACGGACCGGGCCAAGCCGCGCGCCACCGAGGAGCGCCCCAAGCCGCGTGGAGCCGCGGACGAGGAAACCGCGCGGCGGAACGCCGGCCGCACCCATTCATTCCTCAGCAATTACCAGTCGGGCATCCGCCGGGGTCAGCCCGACGGACGCGACGAGACATAAGGTCTCAGCGAAGATGGACAGGAAGAACCAATGACCTCACCCCAGCTACGGGAGGTGAGCCAGTTCGGATGGCTGGTCACCAATTTTACCGAGCGTGTGCCCAATGTGGCGCACGCCGTGGTGGTCTCGGCCGACGGACTGTTGCTCACCGCGTCGGACGGGCTGGCGGCCGACCGGGCCGAGCAGGTCGCCACCATTGCCGCGGGGGCCATCAGTCTGATCCAGGGCGCCGCCCGGTGCCTGATGACCGGTGATGTGCGGTCCTCGGTCATCCAGATGGAGCTCGGCAACATGCTCCTGATGTCGATCAAGGACGGCTCATGCCTCGTGGTGCTGGCGGCGCCGGACTGCGAGATCGGTCAGGTGGCCTACGAGATGACCGTACTGGTCGACCAGGTCGGCGAGATGCTGACCCCCGAGCTCCGCGCTGAGCTGCAGGAGCTCAACCTGCAGGGCGTGAAGCGGACATCAGCCCAATAGGCCGGACGGGGAGATGATGAGCACCGGTGAAGGCCCTTCCGGGCAGGGACCTGGGAGAGAACAGGGGGCGGAGGACGAACAGACCTTCGCCGACGTGCTCAACGCCTTCAGCTTCGGCAAAGGGCGACGCGGGCGGAAGGCATCTCGCTCCGACGGCACGCCGGAGGCCCCGTCCCGCCGTGAGGGCGGGGACGGCCGTCCCGAGGAGCCCGGGGGATCCTTCCCGAGGGCGTCGTCGGAGGCCGAGGGGCCGGCCGCCTGGGAGTCCGAGCACGACGAGAGCCAGGGCCCGGCCGCGCTCGTGCGCGCCTACTCATGGACGGGCGGCCGGACCAGATCCCACCATCACTTCGAGGTCGAGACCCTGGTGACCACCACCGAGCTGGGTCACCGCTCCACCGACGTCCTGCAGGCCGACCACCGCCCGGTGATCGCGCTGTGTCAGGAGCCGAGATCGGTGGCCGAGGTGGCGGCCATGCTCCTGGTGCCGCTGGGGGTGGCCAAGGTCCTGCTCGGCGACATGGCCGAGCGCGGGCTGATCGTCGTCCACCGGACGGCCTCCGAGGAGGGCGCCGCGCCGGACCGCGCCCTGATGGAGAGAGTGCTGGTGGGACTTCGGCGGATCTAGTGTGTCGGGCGCGCGGGGGCCGACGGGTTCCCGCACGTCGGCATGCCCGCATCTGTGCGTAATGTCCGCCGTGGAGCCCCCATGCGCTGATCGCTTGTGCGTGTTCCGAGCCGACACTGAGCAGTTTCACGCTCTTGACGTGGCTCGGTCTGATCGGTTTACTCCCTGGCACGCCGATGTCGAATGCTCGGCGACAGAGGTACGCCCAGCCGGTATGCGGCCCCGCCGCGAGTCCGGCCCGAGTCGCCAGGTCGCTGTCTGCGACCGAGGCGGGGCCGTGCCCACGGATCATGGAGCTCTCAGCGATGAGCCTGAACCGTTCGCGCATCCGTACCACTGTGGGCGCCGCCATGGCATGCGCCGCGGCCGCCGCGGCCGGCGTTCTCGCCCCCGCCCCCGCCTCGGCCGCCTCGGCCGCCCTTCCGCCGGTCCACGCGGGCTTCGACTACCAGATCGGCGGGGCGTACACCCCGCCGTCCGGGGTGGGGGTCGTCAGCCGCGACCACAGCGCCTCCCCGGCACCGGGTCTGTACAACATCTGTTACGTCAACGCCTTCCAGACGCAGAAGACCGGCCAGCCCGGCGGCCCGGATGACTGGCCCTCCGACCTGCTGCTCAAGAACGACGACGGTGACGTCATCATCGACACGGACTGGGACGAGGCGATCCTCGACATCACCACCGAGAAGAAGCGGGAGGGCATCGCGGAGAAGATCGACGCCCAGATCGACGAATGCGCCGCCAAGGGCTTCGACGCGCTGGAGCTGGACAACTTCGACACCTTCACCCGTGATGTCGTCGAGGGCAGGATCACCGAGGAGCACGCCCAGACCTACATCCGGATGCTGTCCGCCTACGGCCACGGCAAGGGCCTGGCGGTCGGTCAGAAGAACACCGTGGAGCTGGCCAAGAACCACGCGGCCAACGGCCTCGACTTCGCCATCGCCGAGGAATGCGGCAACCCCGAGTACAACGAGTGCGCCGACTACCTCGCGGAGTTCGGGAACAACGCCATCTTCATCGAGTACACGAACGCCGGGATGAAGAACGCCTGCGAGTACGGCGACCGGGTGAGCGTCGTCCAGCGCGACCGCGATGTCCTGCCCAAGGGCGAGGACGGTTACGTCCGCAAGACCTGCCCGTAGTCCTGGCCGGGGACGGTGTGGCCGCCGCGGACCGCGGCGGCCACGCATCCACCGAACATCTGGAGGCAGACATGGACGCGGTCCGCAGTGGCCGTGGCGGCCCCTCGCGCCGTGGCATCCTGCGCGGCGGTGGCGCGCTGGCCCTCACCGCGGCAGCGGGTACGGCGGTGGCGGGATGCGGGACCGGCCTCGGTGTGGACTCCGACGGAACCGTCCACATCGAGGTGTGGCACGGGCAGAACGGCCCCTCGCTGAAGGCGTTCAAACGGCTCGTGGCCAACTTCCACCGAAGCCACCCCGCCATCCGGGTCGACATCGGCGGCGGGGTGCTGGCGGACGACATGCTGCAGAAGGTGATGGCCGGACTCGTCGCCCAGTCGCCACCCGACGTCGCCTACATCTTCGGCCCCGACCTGGCGAGTGTCGCCAGAAGTCCCCAGCTCGCGGACATGACGTCGGTCGTGGAATCGCAGCCGGTGCCCTGGAACCAGTACTGGCCGGCCGCCCGGGAGGGCGTCATGGTCGACGGTGTGGTCCGTGCGGTGCCCGCGGTGCTGGACTCGCTCGCCGTGGTGTGCAACAAGAAGCTCTTCCGCGAGGCCCGGCTGGAGCTGCCCGCACCGGGCTGGACCTGGCAGGACTTCACCGAGATGGCCCGGAAGCTGACCGACCGCGGCAAGGGCACGTTCGGCACCGGCTGGCCCGGCGCGGGCGACGAGGACACGGTGTGGCGGATGTGGCCCATGATCTGGGACCTGGGCGGCGAGGTCATCGCCAAGGGCAAGCGGGAGATCGGATTCGCGGGCGAACCCGGGGCCCGCTCCCTCGATGTGCTCGCCGAACTCGCCAGGGACCGAAGCGTCTACGTCGACCCCAAGCCCGGCGGCGAGCAGATGTACCAGGCGTTCTCCACCGGCCGGCTGGGCATGGTCGGAACTGGTCCCTGGCAACTGCCCGACATCCGGCAGGCGAAGATCGACTATCACGTCGTCCCGCTGCCCGGCTTCCATGGCCGGTCGGTGACGATCTCCGGCCCCGACACCTGGAGCGTGTTCGACAACGGCTCCGCGCGGCTGACGGCGGCCCGTACGTTCATCGGCTGGCTCATGGAGCCCGAACAGGCGTATCTGTGGGACTCCGAGGCGGGCAGCCTGCCGCAGAGCCGGCCCGCCGAGCGCCGTCCGAAGTGGCGGGAGCACGCGGCCGGGGTGCCCGGTCTCCCGGTGTTCACCGAGGTGCTGGAGACCGCGCGGGTACGGCCCGTCGACCGGGCCTACCCCAAGATCTCCATGCCGTTCGGCGAGGCCATCACCGCCGTCCTGCTCGGGAAGAGCACACCGGCGAAGGCGCTGCGGCGGTGCGCGGACGAGGCCAACGCCGCCATGGCCAAGGTGCGTTGAGGAGTACCACATGTCCCGTCTGCCCACCCCCATCACCCGTCCGGCGCCGCGAACACCGGCCGGGTCCGCACGCCGCAGAGGCCGCCGGGAGGCCGCGACGGCCTGGGCGTTCGTCCTCCCCTCGGTCCTGGTCATCCTGGGCCTGAGCGTCGTCCCCGTCCTGTGGTCGCTGCTGCTGTCGTTCCAGTACAGCGACCTCCTCACCCCGAGCGTCTGGGTGGGCTGGGACAACTACCGCCAGCTCGCCGACGATCCGCAGTTCGCCCAGGCCGTGCGCAACACACTGGTGTACACCGCGCTGTATGTACCGCTGAGCATCGGTCTGGGGCTGGCGCTCGCGCTGGTGCTGAACCGCCGCATCCGGTTCTCCGGCCTGTACCGCACGCTGCTCTTCGTGCCGTTCGTGGTCTCGGCCGCCGCCCAGGGCGTCCTGTTCTCCTTCATCCTCGACCCGGAGTTCGGCGCGGCCAACGCGCTGCTGCACCGCCTCGGGCTCTCCCCACAGGGGTTTCTGTCCGATCCGGCCCAGGCCCTGCTGGTCCTGGTGGCCATCTCCCTGTGGAGCGGCACCGGCTTCTGCGTCGTGATCTACCTCGCCGCCCTCCAGGACGTACCCCGGGAACTCATCGAGGCCGCCACCCTGGACGGCGCGGAACGCCGCCATGTGCTGCGCCATGTCACCCTGCCCACCATCGCGCCGGTCAGCGTGTTCCTGCTGCTCTGGCAGACGATCAGCGCCCTACAGGTCTTCGACCTGGTGTACGTGACGACGAAGGGCGGTCCGCTCGGATCCACCACCGTGATCGTCTACTTCGTCTGGGAGCAGGCGTTCCGGAACTTCACCGCCGGATACGGGGCCGCGGCGGCCTACGTCCTCGGCGTCGCCCTGCTCGTGGTCGCCGCCGGGCTGCGGCTGGTACGGCGCCGCGACGACCGCCGCCTCAAGGGAGCCACGCCATGACGGACCTGTCCCACCTCCCCGGGAGCGCCACCGACCGGCTCCGGCCGGTCGGCCGGACCACCGGGGAGCCCGTGGCCCGCCCACGGCGCCGGTTCCGACTGCCGTTCAGCCCGTGGCATCTGCTGCTCGCGCCACTGGCGCTGCTCTTCGCCGTACCGCTGATCTGGCTGGGGCTCAGCTCCGTGATGAGCGACGCGGAGATCAACCGGTTCCCGCCGGCGCTCTGGCCCTCCGGGATCCACCTGGGCGGCTACCGCTTCGTCCTCGGCAACGCGATGTTCCCGCGCTGGTTCGCCAACTCCCTGATCGTCTCGGCCGTCGCGGTCTTCTCGAACCTGCTGCTGGGGACGCTGGGCGGATACGCCTTCGCCCGGATGCGGTTCGGCGGTTCCCGGGTGCTGCTGGTCCTGATGCTGGCGACCATGGCCATCCCCTTCCAGCTCACCATGATCCCGACCTTCCTGGTCATGCGGAAACTGGGGCTCGTCGACACCCTCGGGGCGCTGATCGTGCCGTCGCTGGTGACGCCGTTCGCGGTGTTCCTGCTGCGGCAGTTCTTCCTCTCCCTGCCCAGGGAGCTGGAGGAGGCCGCCTGGATCGACGGGTGTTCGCG is a window of Streptomyces violaceusniger Tu 4113 DNA encoding:
- a CDS encoding nitrate- and nitrite sensing domain-containing protein; protein product: MTPGRHAAARDRSPSWWAGVVEWRNWRLPVKLGAVLVVPALLAVALGVVQIQRDVARANTYADVQRLVRLRGGLMPLISDLQMERTMSAERLRDSASADPAMLRQQSRRVDRAQAAVTRTTKRAHGLGGVSANRYRDAFKLLDGLPALRKQVTSTDIGSWTAVTEYSKIINGLLDLDQALGSRFGEPQLSGPATALYDLELVQEQVHLQHVIVMDAPDPATLKDPKLIRALQESDIRLRDKLSDFRAVATKGDQRAYQRTVTGPEVERRTRLLDTVLSQAGSQSSGQNSADAASFSVRDWNRSSEATGTLINTVEKRLADRLRVTSAKLQDETSDRAGAESVLLFAVLLLAFAIGIAIARHLLRSLTVLRSTALDVAERRLPEAVSSIREGEMATTSISAVPVHTTEEFGQLARAFDAVHGQAVRLAAEQAALRGDLRDTLVNLSRRSQSLVDRLLRLMEQLELHEEDPDQLASFFKLDHLATRMRRNNENLMVLCGSTPVRPSEQRVPLDNVLRASVSEIEHYRRVVVEPVPAAEVIGYAAGDLARMIAELLDNATAFSPPETQVVVSNTLRLDGSALIEVRDEGFGMSGAELAKAHRRVAGDVSVEVPTSRQMGLTVVGHLARRHGVTVELISERDTGGGLRAGVLVPARLMLADKPALAGGQSSLPVRQTSARTAEPVGTRRETGAAPAAPLPRRATDGARSLRAGDSPADSAATGRSLPTRSSGSRAFVDALQPGGLPRRIPPAKAGRPAPVGEDAPGKAAAPGNGNGKGNGNAPLDRRAAQPPGQPPLPPRRSHPAAGDDAPSPWFASAEAETAPAGSPAEETAESRKPADLPASELPRRPVPAAPASPGESRPDAADDPGQIVHERPGAADAGGITQAGLPRRVPRQDPGTDRAKPRATEERPKPRGAADEETARRNAGRTHSFLSNYQSGIRRGQPDGRDET
- a CDS encoding roadblock/LC7 domain-containing protein, giving the protein MTSPQLREVSQFGWLVTNFTERVPNVAHAVVVSADGLLLTASDGLAADRAEQVATIAAGAISLIQGAARCLMTGDVRSSVIQMELGNMLLMSIKDGSCLVVLAAPDCEIGQVAYEMTVLVDQVGEMLTPELRAELQELNLQGVKRTSAQ
- a CDS encoding DUF742 domain-containing protein — encoded protein: MSTGEGPSGQGPGREQGAEDEQTFADVLNAFSFGKGRRGRKASRSDGTPEAPSRREGGDGRPEEPGGSFPRASSEAEGPAAWESEHDESQGPAALVRAYSWTGGRTRSHHHFEVETLVTTTELGHRSTDVLQADHRPVIALCQEPRSVAEVAAMLLVPLGVAKVLLGDMAERGLIVVHRTASEEGAAPDRALMERVLVGLRRI
- a CDS encoding endo alpha-1,4 polygalactosaminidase; this translates as MSLNRSRIRTTVGAAMACAAAAAAGVLAPAPASAASAALPPVHAGFDYQIGGAYTPPSGVGVVSRDHSASPAPGLYNICYVNAFQTQKTGQPGGPDDWPSDLLLKNDDGDVIIDTDWDEAILDITTEKKREGIAEKIDAQIDECAAKGFDALELDNFDTFTRDVVEGRITEEHAQTYIRMLSAYGHGKGLAVGQKNTVELAKNHAANGLDFAIAEECGNPEYNECADYLAEFGNNAIFIEYTNAGMKNACEYGDRVSVVQRDRDVLPKGEDGYVRKTCP
- a CDS encoding ABC transporter substrate-binding protein gives rise to the protein MDAVRSGRGGPSRRGILRGGGALALTAAAGTAVAGCGTGLGVDSDGTVHIEVWHGQNGPSLKAFKRLVANFHRSHPAIRVDIGGGVLADDMLQKVMAGLVAQSPPDVAYIFGPDLASVARSPQLADMTSVVESQPVPWNQYWPAAREGVMVDGVVRAVPAVLDSLAVVCNKKLFREARLELPAPGWTWQDFTEMARKLTDRGKGTFGTGWPGAGDEDTVWRMWPMIWDLGGEVIAKGKREIGFAGEPGARSLDVLAELARDRSVYVDPKPGGEQMYQAFSTGRLGMVGTGPWQLPDIRQAKIDYHVVPLPGFHGRSVTISGPDTWSVFDNGSARLTAARTFIGWLMEPEQAYLWDSEAGSLPQSRPAERRPKWREHAAGVPGLPVFTEVLETARVRPVDRAYPKISMPFGEAITAVLLGKSTPAKALRRCADEANAAMAKVR
- a CDS encoding carbohydrate ABC transporter permease, with protein sequence MSRLPTPITRPAPRTPAGSARRRGRREAATAWAFVLPSVLVILGLSVVPVLWSLLLSFQYSDLLTPSVWVGWDNYRQLADDPQFAQAVRNTLVYTALYVPLSIGLGLALALVLNRRIRFSGLYRTLLFVPFVVSAAAQGVLFSFILDPEFGAANALLHRLGLSPQGFLSDPAQALLVLVAISLWSGTGFCVVIYLAALQDVPRELIEAATLDGAERRHVLRHVTLPTIAPVSVFLLLWQTISALQVFDLVYVTTKGGPLGSTTVIVYFVWEQAFRNFTAGYGAAAAYVLGVALLVVAAGLRLVRRRDDRRLKGATP
- a CDS encoding carbohydrate ABC transporter permease, whose translation is MTDLSHLPGSATDRLRPVGRTTGEPVARPRRRFRLPFSPWHLLLAPLALLFAVPLIWLGLSSVMSDAEINRFPPALWPSGIHLGGYRFVLGNAMFPRWFANSLIVSAVAVFSNLLLGTLGGYAFARMRFGGSRVLLVLMLATMAIPFQLTMIPTFLVMRKLGLVDTLGALIVPSLVTPFAVFLLRQFFLSLPRELEEAAWIDGCSRLRVLFQIVVPLSRPALSTVAVLTFLTTWNDLSWPLIALNHDANYTLQLGLTTFRGQHHTQWSAVMAGNVITVLPVLLAFLAAQKTFVRSITSTGLKG